From one Rhopalosiphum padi isolate XX-2018 chromosome 2, ASM2088224v1, whole genome shotgun sequence genomic stretch:
- the LOC132922469 gene encoding uncharacterized protein LOC132922469 yields MDELDDGDFKDEFDTDDQEEDSDAEYDNPPSSKTEVDDNCCSNKCLLRFDDEFKTRLKSDLSQLQRFEKHIYLFAMISIDRNKINATKIVKSSKYFQYAVKHYGVTQSVCKSAFVILHDTTPSLVRTLCTKMTIGHIIPTDNRGKHSNRMTIPDETKDAIKEHFFSILKSPNIFKCAKKNLGQPNISQLWISFKQKHGHISRSTYTKYIQSFLTPEVVSNFMCANQAKQILQYINKNK; encoded by the exons ATGGACGAGTTGGACGACGGAGATTTTAAAGACGAATTTGATACTGATGATCAGGAAGAGGACTCGGACGCGGAGTATGACAATCCGCCATCGTCCAAAACCGAAGTAGACGATAATTGCTGTTCAAATAAATGCCTGTTGAGGTTCGACGATGAGTTCAAGACACGTCTTAAGTCTGATCTATCACAGCTGCAGAGATTTGAAAAGCATATCTATCTGTTCGCGATGATTTCCATTGACAGAAATAAGATAAACGCCACAAAAATTGTCAAGTCTTCAAAATATTTCCAATATGCTGTCAAGCATTACGGAGTTACTCAATCTGTATGTAAAAGCGCGTTTGTTATCCTGCATGATACGACTCCATCGCTAGTACGAACATTGTGTACGAAGATGACCATTGGTCATATAATACCTACAGACAATCGTGGAAAACATAGTAATCGAATGACCATACCTGACGAAACAAAAGATGCAATAAAAGAGCATTTCTTTAGCATCTTGAAGTCACCTAAT aTATTCAAATGTGCTAAAAAAAATCTAGGCCAACCTAATATCTCTCAGTTGTGGATTAGTTTTAAACAGAAACATG GTCATATATCCCGTTCAACATACACAAAATACATACAATCATTTTTAACACCAGAAGTTGTATCAAATTTTATGTGCGCGAACCAagcaaaacaaattttacagtacataaataaaaataaatga